From Anaerohalosphaera lusitana, one genomic window encodes:
- a CDS encoding thiamine pyrophosphate-dependent enzyme, translating to MEFKKTKVLKDNPTHYCPGCGHGIVHRLVAECIDELGIRERTIGTAPVGCAVLLYNYFDCDIIECSHGRSPATATGIKRVHPDKIVFTYQGDGDLAAIGTAETIHAANRGENITVIFVNNAIYGMTGGQMAPTTMIGQKSTTSPRGRGENHEGPPIKVCELLSKLDGVEYLERVAVNSAKDVRRAKKAIRKGFTNQLGDKGFSLIEVLSMCPTDWKIKPAEAVNFVEEDMKKVFPLGVYKNRSGD from the coding sequence ATGGAATTCAAAAAGACTAAGGTACTCAAGGACAACCCCACACACTACTGCCCTGGCTGCGGTCACGGCATCGTGCACCGCCTCGTCGCCGAATGCATAGACGAGCTGGGCATCCGTGAACGCACAATAGGAACCGCGCCTGTCGGATGTGCCGTGCTCCTCTACAACTACTTCGACTGCGACATCATCGAATGCTCACACGGACGAAGCCCCGCCACCGCCACCGGCATCAAACGCGTCCATCCCGACAAAATAGTCTTCACCTATCAGGGCGACGGCGACCTCGCTGCAATAGGCACAGCCGAAACGATCCACGCAGCCAACCGCGGCGAAAACATCACGGTCATCTTCGTCAACAACGCAATATATGGAATGACCGGCGGCCAGATGGCTCCCACCACAATGATCGGTCAAAAGTCCACCACAAGCCCACGCGGACGCGGTGAAAACCACGAGGGCCCGCCCATAAAGGTTTGCGAACTGCTCAGCAAACTCGACGGCGTGGAATATCTCGAACGCGTAGCCGTCAACAGCGCAAAAGATGTCCGCAGAGCCAAAAAAGCTATCCGAAAAGGCTTCACAAATCAACTGGGCGACAAGGGCTTTTCGCTCATCGAAGTTCTTTCCATGTGCCCAACCGACTGGAAGATCAAACCCGCCGAAGCGGTAAACTTCGTCGAAGAGGACATGAAAAAAGTCTTCCCGCTGGGCGTTTACAAAAACCGCAGCGGCGATTAG
- a CDS encoding DHH family phosphoesterase — MATQQDFVNAVELIDKSNNVLVTSHTRPDGDACGCVLAICTALEQLGKKAQPMFLSAIPEWYRFLFESEPAVIGEDITTEELSGAGYDLVVIVDTNSYVQLAKFDEWLRASDVPVLVIDHHVTSDNLGDVEVIDTTASAAGEIVYDLFKRAGWELGGKTARDLFVAIATDTGWFRFRNADARVYRYAAELIERGVDPAAVHEQIYQNFSPARMALLTRMLNNLTLEFDKRVAVQYLLQEDFRAAGASMSDTEDLIDECQRVSTVQVAVIFVELGNGKFKISLRSKTNVNVREIAQLYGGGGHTVAAGATLDMPLEQAREEILGHIAKQLD, encoded by the coding sequence ATGGCCACGCAACAGGATTTTGTCAATGCCGTCGAACTGATAGACAAGTCGAACAATGTGCTGGTTACGTCGCACACGCGTCCGGACGGGGATGCGTGCGGGTGTGTGCTGGCTATTTGTACGGCGCTGGAGCAGCTTGGTAAGAAGGCTCAGCCGATGTTTTTGTCGGCGATCCCGGAGTGGTATCGGTTTTTGTTTGAGTCGGAGCCGGCGGTGATCGGCGAGGATATTACGACGGAGGAGCTCAGCGGGGCGGGGTATGATCTGGTGGTGATCGTTGATACGAACAGTTATGTGCAGTTGGCGAAGTTTGATGAGTGGCTGCGGGCGAGTGATGTGCCTGTTCTGGTGATAGATCATCATGTGACGAGCGATAATCTGGGGGATGTGGAGGTTATCGATACTACGGCGAGTGCGGCGGGGGAGATCGTGTATGATCTGTTCAAGCGTGCTGGGTGGGAGCTTGGTGGAAAGACGGCGCGGGATCTGTTCGTGGCGATCGCGACGGATACGGGGTGGTTTCGGTTTAGGAATGCGGATGCTAGGGTGTATCGGTATGCGGCGGAGCTGATCGAGAGGGGGGTGGATCCGGCGGCGGTGCATGAGCAGATATATCAGAACTTTTCGCCGGCGCGGATGGCGCTGCTGACGCGGATGCTGAACAATCTGACGCTGGAGTTTGATAAGCGGGTTGCGGTGCAGTATCTGCTGCAGGAGGATTTTAGGGCGGCGGGGGCGTCGATGAGCGATACGGAGGATCTGATCGATGAGTGTCAGCGGGTGTCGACGGTGCAGGTGGCGGTGATATTTGTGGAGCTGGGCAACGGGAAGTTTAAGATATCGTTGCGGTCGAAGACGAATGTGAATGTGCGTGAGATCGCTCAGTTGTACGGCGGGGGAGGGCATACTGTGGCTGCGGGGGCGACGCTGGATATGCCGTTGGAGCAGGCTCGCGAGGAGATATTGGGGCATATCGCGAAGCAGTTGGATTGA
- a CDS encoding DUF4056 domain-containing protein, which produces MNTSKLTVRIIVSIAAVFLTTLTTGCSLTNEPRPRLGSYATDTIGTNFLDMKSLGNHSHGIFLGEGNGIAYTCRGGHIDIAHLRISAEYTKYLHDKVQSCLTDGDDSFTFTMNVEPTRYYVKLDYPPNWDDLSAERKKQITDQIALDLGQYLTFTMVTWHEVLTWFNFKGMGVLPEFPSAFSWEDSYSNLLGTRISAAAIKADESHFDKAVTLELEKEMEHLGIKSRKFARQAAAKMRGEWYVGAVLVDMRERNMDIGLDDGYVTPTLVPGVCENAQPLSYPAPTLDSLTRNGFAIDLEVQSNIMEMGRILKVVKQNPETGRIDLITQLPVMMRHIEQEAISRGYNTRPSNGSTNSNPERSTAADTTKTSPTTIQ; this is translated from the coding sequence ATGAACACATCAAAACTGACCGTCCGAATTATCGTCTCGATCGCAGCCGTATTTCTGACCACTCTAACCACCGGCTGCTCCCTCACCAACGAACCCCGACCCCGCCTGGGCAGCTACGCCACCGATACCATAGGCACCAACTTCCTCGACATGAAAAGTCTTGGCAATCACTCACACGGCATATTCCTGGGCGAAGGCAACGGCATCGCTTACACCTGCCGCGGCGGACACATCGACATCGCACATCTCCGCATCTCCGCCGAATACACAAAATACCTCCACGACAAAGTACAAAGCTGCCTCACCGACGGCGACGACAGCTTCACCTTCACAATGAACGTAGAGCCCACCAGATACTACGTCAAACTCGACTACCCTCCCAACTGGGACGATCTCTCCGCCGAACGCAAAAAACAGATCACCGACCAGATCGCACTCGACCTCGGCCAGTACCTGACCTTCACAATGGTCACCTGGCACGAAGTATTAACTTGGTTCAACTTCAAGGGCATGGGCGTTCTGCCCGAGTTCCCCTCCGCATTCTCGTGGGAAGACTCATACTCAAACCTGCTCGGAACCCGCATCAGCGCCGCTGCCATCAAAGCCGATGAGAGCCATTTCGACAAGGCCGTAACCCTTGAACTCGAAAAAGAAATGGAGCACCTCGGCATCAAGTCCCGCAAATTCGCACGCCAGGCCGCAGCAAAAATGCGCGGCGAATGGTACGTCGGCGCGGTACTCGTCGACATGCGGGAACGCAACATGGACATCGGCCTCGACGACGGCTACGTCACACCCACCCTCGTCCCCGGCGTATGCGAAAATGCCCAACCCCTCTCCTACCCCGCCCCTACACTCGACAGCCTCACCCGCAACGGCTTCGCCATCGACCTCGAGGTCCAGTCAAACATCATGGAAATGGGCCGCATCCTCAAAGTCGTCAAACAAAACCCCGAAACCGGCCGAATAGACCTGATAACCCAGCTCCCAGTCATGATGCGCCACATCGAACAGGAAGCCATCTCCAGAGGCTACAACACCAGGCCGTCAAACGGATCAACAAACTCCAACCCAGAGCGATCGACTGCAGCCGACACCACAAAAACCAGCCCAACGACCATCCAGTAA
- a CDS encoding ExbD/TolR family protein, with the protein MEADEHYIEDGGRLRLEAFEKPKSRKIALRMLPLIDVIFLLLAFFVLTANFRLPEDFMSIKLPKRDARIETYSAIEPLNVQVTNQSNGCRVVIGGRAQADITADDIDTGLAEFANAFRSVADAQGRYAGDPVEIRCDDEVTWEYLVKIYDVLGSMGMDDVTFCMNESWGRS; encoded by the coding sequence ATGGAAGCAGACGAACACTACATCGAAGATGGCGGTAGACTCAGGCTTGAAGCATTCGAAAAGCCAAAAAGCAGAAAGATCGCACTGCGGATGCTCCCCCTGATCGACGTCATATTCCTGCTCCTGGCATTCTTCGTACTCACCGCAAACTTCCGCCTGCCAGAAGATTTCATGTCCATCAAGCTCCCGAAACGCGATGCCCGGATAGAAACCTATTCCGCGATCGAACCCCTCAACGTCCAGGTAACCAACCAATCCAACGGCTGCCGTGTAGTCATAGGCGGCAGAGCACAAGCCGACATAACAGCCGACGACATCGACACAGGCCTCGCCGAATTTGCAAATGCATTCAGATCCGTCGCCGACGCTCAGGGCAGATACGCCGGCGACCCCGTAGAAATACGCTGCGACGACGAAGTTACCTGGGAATACCTCGTCAAGATATATGACGTACTGGGCAGCATGGGAATGGACGACGTAACTTTCTGTATGAATGAAAGCTGGGGTAGAAGTTGA
- a CDS encoding DUF4056 domain-containing protein has product MNRSSRKTLVVPTILTILSIALLASGCSLTGKPRPRYGNVAADVAGTKFIELDDLGSHSRALPFGEHNGILYTARGGHIDTAHLRIAVDHTRWLHDEIHDHLTDGDTRFKFKMNVEPTRHYVNLEYPENWDTLSPAEKERIIDEISLDFSQYMAYNMVNWHEVLTWFKFKSLVFFSEFQSAFSWEDTYSNLLGTRIGAIALQDKTRSFDDAVTYALNRELQFLDVQSSKVAHDASESVKNKWYKGYLACDTIRRNMDIGVDDGYVSPALVPGVCGDPEPVSYPAPTIDSLVANGFKVDIEIKTNWLGWNKIARLVYDDPAGKPIKPLLHWPTILQYIHNDAIAQGCLATPTNRIHAAADEPRAPTTFKASKIELN; this is encoded by the coding sequence ATGAACAGATCAAGTCGCAAAACCCTCGTCGTACCAACAATACTCACGATCCTCAGCATCGCCCTCCTCGCCTCGGGCTGCTCACTCACAGGCAAACCGCGCCCACGCTACGGCAACGTCGCAGCAGACGTCGCAGGCACAAAGTTCATCGAGCTCGACGACCTCGGCAGCCACTCACGAGCCCTGCCGTTCGGCGAGCACAACGGGATACTCTACACCGCACGAGGCGGCCACATCGATACAGCACACCTCCGCATCGCGGTTGATCACACACGCTGGCTCCACGACGAGATCCACGACCACCTCACCGACGGCGACACCCGCTTCAAATTCAAAATGAACGTCGAACCGACCCGCCACTACGTAAACCTCGAATACCCCGAAAACTGGGACACCCTCTCACCCGCCGAAAAAGAACGCATCATCGACGAGATATCCCTCGACTTCAGCCAGTACATGGCCTACAACATGGTCAACTGGCACGAGGTCCTCACATGGTTCAAGTTCAAGAGCCTCGTATTCTTCTCCGAGTTCCAGTCCGCCTTCTCATGGGAAGACACCTACTCGAACCTCCTCGGCACACGCATCGGCGCGATCGCGCTCCAGGACAAAACACGCTCCTTCGACGACGCAGTCACCTACGCACTCAACCGCGAACTGCAATTCCTCGACGTCCAGTCCAGCAAAGTCGCCCACGATGCCTCCGAAAGCGTCAAAAACAAATGGTACAAGGGCTACCTGGCCTGCGACACCATCCGCCGCAACATGGACATCGGCGTCGATGACGGCTACGTATCACCCGCACTCGTCCCAGGCGTATGCGGCGACCCCGAACCCGTATCCTACCCGGCCCCGACCATCGACTCACTTGTCGCCAACGGCTTCAAAGTCGACATCGAGATCAAAACCAACTGGCTCGGCTGGAACAAGATCGCAAGACTGGTCTACGACGACCCCGCAGGCAAACCCATCAAACCCCTGCTCCACTGGCCCACCATCCTGCAGTACATCCACAACGACGCCATCGCACAGGGCTGCCTCGCAACCCCGACAAACCGCATCCACGCAGCAGCAGACGAACCCCGGGCCCCCACAACATTCAAGGCCTCAAAAATTGAACTGAACTAA
- a CDS encoding 3-methyl-2-oxobutanoate dehydrogenase subunit VorB, with the protein MMAEKILLKGNEAMVEAAIEAKCRFFAGYPITPQNEVPETMARRMPQVGGTFIQAESELAAINMIFGASAAGARCMTSSSSPGISLKLEGISYIAAAELPCVIANVQRGGPGLGNIRAAQGDYFQAVKGGGHGDYRLIVLAPAGVQELYDLTMKAFDWADLYRNPVLMLGDGLLGQTAEPVVKKKYRPACKLPKKDWALTGCTNRKSNVVKTLMLGSVEALADHNRHLVQKYKKIESELSLVEEYMTDDAELIVSGYGMTARIAKGAVKNARAKGLKVGLIRPISVWPFPTDTFKRAAEKADKFLVVEMSNGQFVEDVKLAIECKKPVEFMGVGGGWYPTPENVLEKIETVLGG; encoded by the coding sequence ATGATGGCAGAAAAGATATTGCTCAAGGGAAATGAGGCAATGGTCGAGGCGGCCATAGAAGCCAAATGCCGCTTCTTCGCAGGATACCCCATAACACCCCAGAACGAGGTCCCCGAAACCATGGCCAGGCGCATGCCCCAGGTCGGCGGAACATTCATACAGGCCGAAAGCGAACTCGCCGCGATCAACATGATCTTCGGCGCATCCGCTGCCGGCGCACGATGCATGACAAGCTCCAGCTCCCCCGGCATCAGCCTCAAACTCGAAGGCATCAGCTATATCGCAGCCGCCGAACTGCCCTGCGTGATCGCCAACGTCCAGCGAGGCGGCCCCGGACTCGGCAACATACGCGCAGCCCAGGGCGACTATTTCCAGGCCGTCAAAGGCGGCGGTCACGGCGACTACCGTTTGATCGTACTCGCCCCCGCAGGCGTGCAGGAGCTCTATGACCTGACAATGAAGGCCTTCGACTGGGCGGACCTTTATCGCAACCCCGTCCTCATGCTCGGTGACGGCCTGCTCGGACAAACCGCCGAACCCGTGGTCAAAAAGAAGTACAGGCCCGCCTGCAAGCTTCCCAAAAAAGACTGGGCTCTGACCGGCTGCACGAACCGAAAGTCAAATGTGGTCAAAACCCTCATGCTTGGCAGCGTCGAGGCCCTCGCCGACCACAACAGGCACCTCGTCCAGAAATACAAAAAGATCGAAAGCGAACTCTCACTCGTCGAAGAATACATGACCGACGATGCCGAGCTGATCGTCTCCGGCTACGGCATGACCGCCAGGATCGCCAAAGGCGCCGTCAAAAACGCCCGCGCAAAAGGCCTCAAGGTCGGCCTAATCCGGCCAATTTCCGTTTGGCCCTTCCCCACAGACACCTTCAAACGTGCCGCCGAAAAAGCGGACAAGTTCCTGGTCGTCGAAATGAGCAACGGCCAGTTCGTCGAGGATGTCAAACTCGCCATCGAATGCAAAAAGCCCGTAGAGTTCATGGGTGTCGGAGGCGGCTGGTACCCCACACCCGAAAATGTCCTGGAAAAGATCGAAACAGTCCTGGGCGGCTAA
- a CDS encoding TerB family tellurite resistance protein — MIDNAFKLDVAKLMVAAAWADGQLQNSEINVLKSLMWELGELNAEDWAEIEIYMDSPVSDEERQALENRVYNKISSSEEKEFVEYMLSKLLTSDGIVGTEEKAFLQDTKALIDGASTGLTGKLSKLMRSVIGNNKNTTPDTARETDIEDFLRNKIFYSLKQNGIDTNLSEDQARKLSFAAGLLGLVANVDKDICTNERKAAVHILQNNWDLDPQTAQAIVDVASDETTQGLDKYRLTDGFYQNTTREQRQRFMVCLFKIAAASGQASHEEIEEIRDIAVGLKLSHQDFIAAKVTLTDKQLGL, encoded by the coding sequence ATGATAGACAATGCATTCAAGCTCGACGTCGCTAAACTGATGGTCGCCGCCGCCTGGGCAGACGGCCAGCTCCAGAATTCCGAGATCAACGTCCTAAAGAGCCTAATGTGGGAACTGGGTGAACTCAACGCAGAAGACTGGGCCGAGATCGAGATATACATGGATTCCCCCGTCAGCGATGAAGAAAGGCAGGCACTCGAAAATAGGGTCTACAATAAGATCAGCAGCTCCGAAGAAAAGGAATTCGTCGAATACATGCTCAGCAAGCTCCTCACCTCCGACGGCATCGTAGGCACAGAAGAAAAAGCTTTCCTGCAGGATACAAAGGCCCTCATCGACGGAGCATCCACGGGCCTCACCGGCAAACTCAGCAAACTCATGCGAAGCGTAATAGGCAACAACAAAAACACCACCCCAGACACCGCCCGCGAAACCGACATCGAAGACTTCCTCCGCAACAAGATTTTCTACTCGCTCAAACAGAACGGCATCGATACCAACCTCTCGGAAGACCAGGCACGCAAGCTCAGCTTCGCAGCAGGCCTCCTCGGCCTCGTCGCAAACGTCGACAAAGACATCTGCACAAACGAACGCAAAGCAGCCGTCCACATCCTCCAGAATAATTGGGACCTCGACCCCCAAACCGCCCAAGCCATCGTAGACGTCGCCAGCGACGAAACAACCCAGGGCCTCGACAAATACAGACTCACCGACGGCTTCTACCAGAACACCACACGCGAACAAAGACAGCGATTCATGGTCTGCCTCTTCAAAATAGCCGCTGCATCAGGCCAGGCAAGCCACGAAGAGATCGAAGAAATACGTGACATCGCCGTAGGCCTCAAACTAAGCCACCAGGACTTCATCGCCGCAAAAGTAACCCTGACCGACAAACAGCTCGGCCTCTAA
- a CDS encoding 2-oxoacid:acceptor oxidoreductase family protein: MQTTETKIAIAGFGGQGIVLAGNILARAAVLEKKNVTGMVSYGVEMRGGTANATIVISDDEIASPVVERPDAAMLLNQPSVDRFVPAIEPGGVAIINGSLASCKLDRDDLDVCCLPAGELARSLGNIRVANITALGAFVAMTEVVKMSNVVRAIEDLFGSKKPQLLAINDKALEAGAKAAAKNKA, translated from the coding sequence ATGCAAACCACAGAAACTAAAATTGCGATAGCGGGCTTCGGCGGACAGGGTATCGTCCTTGCAGGAAACATACTCGCCCGGGCCGCTGTACTCGAAAAAAAGAACGTCACCGGCATGGTCAGCTACGGCGTCGAAATGCGAGGCGGCACAGCCAACGCAACCATCGTAATCAGTGACGACGAAATAGCCAGCCCAGTAGTCGAACGCCCCGATGCAGCCATGCTCCTCAACCAGCCCTCCGTCGACAGGTTCGTCCCCGCAATAGAACCGGGCGGCGTAGCGATAATCAACGGCAGTCTCGCAAGCTGCAAACTCGACCGCGACGACCTCGACGTGTGCTGCTTGCCCGCCGGTGAACTCGCCCGCAGCCTCGGCAATATACGCGTAGCCAACATCACCGCGCTTGGCGCATTCGTTGCGATGACCGAAGTCGTCAAAATGTCCAACGTAGTACGTGCGATTGAGGACCTCTTCGGAAGCAAAAAACCTCAACTGCTCGCGATCAATGACAAGGCGCTGGAAGCCGGCGCAAAAGCTGCAGCCAAAAATAAAGCCTGA
- a CDS encoding tungsten formylmethanofuran dehydrogenase: MADINIDKKKCKGCCLCVSCCPRGNIEMSDEPNEAGAYYACIIDEKECTGCAICCQMCPDVAIEIEE, translated from the coding sequence ATGGCCGACATCAATATAGACAAAAAGAAGTGCAAGGGCTGTTGTCTTTGCGTTTCGTGCTGTCCTCGGGGCAACATCGAAATGAGTGACGAACCAAACGAAGCAGGCGCCTACTATGCCTGCATCATAGATGAAAAAGAGTGCACAGGATGTGCGATCTGCTGCCAGATGTGCCCGGACGTCGCTATCGAAATAGAGGAATAA
- a CDS encoding ZIP family metal transporter has product MDTVLAGTLVSLIAGCAMGVGGAFVYVVRRPSDRTLDTLRGFGAGVMLAAVCFGLTVPAVDLGGIRPVIAGIAAGAALVMFAERAVAHMHFGGREVLVAGRTVFLAAAGAVIRSLSAGVAVGAAFGRQGALEAGWPIAIGIGAANIAEGLPIVFVLVGEECKRGRAIGIVLCAGGAAGVGGLVSVSVVSFVPWLLPAGLAFAAGAMLYVVFEEIVPETYAGGSARPATMGLVAGFMLMLMLESVAG; this is encoded by the coding sequence ATGGATACTGTCTTAGCAGGTACTTTGGTGTCGCTGATCGCGGGCTGTGCGATGGGCGTGGGCGGAGCTTTTGTGTATGTTGTTCGCCGGCCGAGTGATCGGACTCTGGATACATTGCGTGGGTTCGGTGCGGGGGTCATGCTTGCGGCTGTTTGCTTTGGCCTTACGGTGCCGGCGGTCGATCTGGGGGGAATTCGACCGGTGATCGCGGGCATTGCTGCGGGGGCGGCGTTGGTGATGTTTGCAGAGAGGGCGGTGGCGCATATGCATTTTGGCGGGCGTGAAGTGCTGGTGGCGGGGCGAACTGTTTTTCTGGCGGCTGCTGGAGCTGTGATTCGCAGTTTGTCGGCGGGAGTGGCGGTTGGTGCTGCGTTCGGGCGGCAGGGAGCTTTGGAGGCGGGTTGGCCGATCGCGATAGGGATAGGGGCGGCGAATATAGCGGAGGGGCTGCCTATTGTGTTTGTTCTTGTTGGCGAGGAGTGTAAGAGGGGGCGTGCGATCGGGATAGTATTGTGCGCGGGGGGTGCGGCGGGTGTTGGGGGGCTGGTCAGCGTTTCGGTGGTGTCGTTTGTGCCCTGGCTGCTTCCAGCGGGGCTGGCGTTTGCTGCGGGGGCGATGCTGTATGTTGTGTTCGAAGAGATAGTGCCTGAAACGTATGCGGGGGGCAGTGCGCGGCCTGCGACGATGGGGCTGGTTGCGGGTTTTATGCTGATGTTGATGCTGGAGAGCGTTGCAGGTTGA